One part of the Solanum dulcamara chromosome 8, daSolDulc1.2, whole genome shotgun sequence genome encodes these proteins:
- the LOC129899660 gene encoding homeobox-leucine zipper protein ATHB-12-like, whose translation MEAAEDSPVECSKKKSHEDGKRFSDEQVKVLESMFKQKTKLEPSKKLELARDLGLQPRQVAIWFQNRRARWKTKQLEHEYRRLKAEFNNLAMKFESLKKEKESLLKQLQELNDQMENHHAGCSRSQEDSIESEIYTSSENVDLKDNLLNASLDHERSKGAASDREEQLRWKEEEEFWNMEELGDSSLGDSFDLSCDNSKWWEF comes from the exons ATGGAAGCAGCAGAAGATAGTCCAGTTGAGTGTTCAAAGAAGAAGAGTCATGAAGATGGTAAAAGGTTTAGTGATGAACAAGTGAAGGTACTTGAGTCCATGTTTAAACAAAAGACAAAGCTTGAACCAAGCAAGAAGCTTGAATTGGCCAGAGATCTCGGGCTGCAACCTCGTCAAGTTGCTATTTGGTTCCAGAACAGAAGGGCTAGATGGAAAACAAAGCAACTAGAGCATGAATACCGAAGACTCAAAGCTGAATTCAACAATTTAGCTATGAAATTTGAATcgttgaagaaagaaaaggaatCTTTGCTCAAGCAG TTACAGGAACTAAATGATCAGATGGAAAACCACCATGCTGGTTGCAGCAGAAGCCAAGAAGATTCAATAGAGAGTGAAATCTATACAAGCTCAGAAAATGTAGATTTGAAGGACAATCTCTTAAATGCTAGTTTAGACCATGAGAGGAGTAAGGGAGCGGCTAGTGACAGAGAAGAACAATTGAGGTGGAAGGAGGAAGAAGAGTTTTGGAACATGGAGGAATTAGGAGATAGTTCCTTAGGTGATTCCTTCGACCTGTCATGTGACAATTCTAAGTGGTGGGAATTTTGA